The DNA sequence GGTCGGTGGTGTCGTGGCCGTCGACGAAGGCGCGGGCGTCGGCGGTCGCGTGCGGCGGGTGGGCCACCACGCGGCGGACCACGGCGTGGTGCACATTCAGCCGCACCTGCTGTGCGGGGTCGTCGGCGTAGTCGGTCAGGCCGCCTTCCCGCTCTTCGGCGACGGCTCCCCACGCGCAGAGCTTGCGCAGCGCGACGCTGAAGGCGCGGCGCTCCCCCGATCGCTCGCGGGGGTCGAGCGCGAGGCCCGCCTCGTCGGCGGCCGCTGCGACGTCGCCGGCCAGCCGGGACAGCGTGATGGGCGAGGGCGCCTCCACCAGCACCGCGAGGCACAGCGCGAGATAGGTATAGGCGCGGGGGGTGAAGTACGCGCCGCTGGGGCGGCTCAGGGGGCGGGCGGCGGCCCGCACCAGGCCGGTCTTGGCCAGCCGGGCGTGATCGGCGGCGACGGTGAGATCGTAGCCGAGAACACGGCGGAAGCGCTGGATGAGCCAGTCGGAGTGCGCGCGGATGAGCGCGAAATCCTCGGGATGGGTGCGCTCGGTGACGATCGGGTCGGCCAGCAGCCGCCGGGCGGCGGCCTGGCGCTCGCCCGTGAGGGCGATGTCCTCCGTGGACGTCACGGTCGTCGCCACCTCCTCCGTCGCTGTGGGTCGGTCGGTCGGGGACGCCTCCCACCCTCGCGGTGCGGGGACGGGCGTGCGGTCGGGCGGCCCGCGCACCGTCGGTGCCGGGGCCGGGCCGGTGTCAGGCTTCGCGGGCCAACGGCAGGGCGATGCCGGACGGCGGTGTGGTGCGGTTGTCGGGATCGGCTTCGGAGGCGGTCTGCGGATCCCCGGCCACGGAGAAGGTGGTCACCTGCAGCCGCAGGCCGTCGAGGCTCAGGTCGCCGCCGGAGCCGCGCAGCGTGATGGACGCCTCGGGGTCGTGGCGGACGTTCAGGCGGACGCCGAGTTCGAGGTCGCCGACCGAGACGGGGCGGCGGGTGGCGTCGCCGGAGCCCAGCGCGGCGGTGAGCAGTTCCATCAGGACCTCCAGGGCGGGATCGGAGAGCCGGATGCGGGAGTCGCCGCCGGTCGCCTCGGCCAGGACGCGGCGCAACTCCTGAGCGGCTGTGCGGCGCCAATGAGCGGAGGACTCGGCGGCGTCGCGCAGCCGGGAGCGCTGCGCGGTGTGGTCGCGCACGGGGTCCGCGGGCAGCGCGCTCGACAACCGCGCGGCGGCGACGCTGGCCAGCGGCGCGTCCCACCAGCTGACCGTTGCGCCGGCGGGCTCGTCGCAGGGGCCGCCGAGGTGGGTGGCGGCTTGCGTCCCGAAGGCGGCGGTGCAGATCTCGTCGGCCGATCGGGCATCGGCGTTCTCGAACCAGGCGGCCAAGCGCAGCAGGGCGGCGCGGCCGTGCCGGGGTACCGGCCCGTCGCCGGAAGCGCGTCCGTCGGGCAGCCGTTCCCGAGGGCCGGCGGCACTCGCACTCGGGCCCACCGTCCGCACCTGTTCCGCTGAGACACCCACAACTCAGCAGACTAAAGACCCCTGGCCACCGTCGCGGCCGGAACGGGGGTGCGAAAGGCCGGAATCGGAGCCTGTCCAAGCTGATGACCTGCGATTATCGCGCATCGGTAATTCTTGGCGCGCAGTCGCCGCCGAGGCGGCCGCGCCGGGCCGCCCGAAGGCGCGATCACCACGCCGAGGGCAGGGTGAGCCGGCCCGAGTCGACGTCGCGCAGCCTTCCCCGCATCTCCTCGGGGATGTCGCCCATGCCCGCGAAGGAGTAGTCGGTGTAGAAGGCGGTGCCGTCGATCGTCTCGGTTCCGCTCAGCTCGACACTGACGGCGAAGGGCTCGTCCTGGCAGTCGGGCAGGCACCAGGTGCCCTGCACCTGGCCGGTACCCAGCGCCGGTCCGCCGCCCCAGCCGGCCCACTCCAGCCCGGTGAAGGTCGTACTGGGAGAGGCGACCAGGTTCTTCGGACGCTGGTCGGCCTCGCCCTGCTCGTTGCCGTGGGTGTTGAAGACGAAGATCGTCCCGGGTTCCACGGTCGGATCGGCGCTGCGGGGATCCATGCCCGCGGTGGCCGATGGAGGGGGCTCCACCTCCGGAGCGCCGCCGCGGCCACCCGTGTCCTCCGGATTCTGCGCGCAGCCGCCGAGCAGCGCGAGGGCGCACAGCGCCGCCGACGCTCGAGCTGCGGCGGAGGGCGGGCAGGTCGCTGGCATGGCGCTCTCCTGGCTTCTCCCGGGCTGCGCGCGGGCGCGCGTGCAGAGATCTCCTACCCGCACCGGCGGCATTTGGGCACCGGCCCCCGATACGGGTGTCCCCCGGCACCCGCGAGGGGTCCGGGGGACACGTGCCGCGGAGGGCGCCGATCGCGGTGGCGGCGCCGCCGTGGGGCCTGCGGCCTCAGGCGGCGCCGCGCCGCGCGATCAGTACCCTTGGCCGTTGCGGTCCGGGATCGCGTCGTAGGCGTCCTGGGAGTCCAGGTTCACCACCGACGGACCGTTGACGCAGTCGCCCGTCGTCTGGGGCGACAGCACCGGGACGGTCGCCCCGAGCACGGCCGCGTTGGCGTTGCAGACGGAGATCGGCACGACCTGCAGATTCTGGTTGAACTGCTGGTCACCGCCGTGGGTCTGCGCCTGCGCGGGACCGGCCAACAGCAGCGCCCCGAGGGCGGCGCCGGCAACCGTCCCGGCTGCGACGAACTTGCGCAGCATGCCTGACCAGCCCCTAGTCCTGGACGTTGGCGCTGACCGGGCCGTTGGTGCAGTCGCCGGTGGTCTGCGGCGACAGGATCGGCGCCGTGACACCGATGACCGCGGCCGCGTTGGTGTTGCACAGCTGGGCCGCGACGCCCTGCAGGTTCTGGTTGTACTGCTGGTCGCCCCCGTAGGAGTCCGCGCTCGCGGGCGAGGCGGCGACGACGGCCCCGAGGGCCGCGCCGGCGATCAGACCGGTGATTCCGAGCTTGCGCAGCATGTGTCTACTCTCCTAGTCCTGGACGTTCGCGCCGATGGGGCCGTTGGTGCAGTCGCCGGTGGTCTGCGGCGACAGAACCGGAACGGTCACGCCGATCGCGGCGGCGACGTTGGCGTTGCAGGACTGTGCGGCGACACCCTGCAGGTTCTGGTTGTACTGCTGGTCGCCCCCGTAGGCGCCCGCGTTGGCGGGAGAGGCGGCGACAACGGCCCCGAGGGCCGCGCCGGCGATCACGCCGGCGATTCCCAGCTTGCGCAGCATGGGGATTTCCCTTCTGACTGTGAAACGTGTGGAAAGTGGATGAAGCTGATTGGCGCCGTCAGCCGTCGACGTTGGCGCCGCGAGGTCCGTTGGTGCAGTCGCCGGTGGTCTGCGGCGACAGGATCGGCACGGTGGCGCCGAGCACCGAGGCGTTGGTGTTGCACAGCTGGATCGGCACGACCTGC is a window from the Streptomonospora litoralis genome containing:
- a CDS encoding DUF2397 family protein — translated: MGVSAEQVRTVGPSASAAGPRERLPDGRASGDGPVPRHGRAALLRLAAWFENADARSADEICTAAFGTQAATHLGGPCDEPAGATVSWWDAPLASVAAARLSSALPADPVRDHTAQRSRLRDAAESSAHWRRTAAQELRRVLAEATGGDSRIRLSDPALEVLMELLTAALGSGDATRRPVSVGDLELGVRLNVRHDPEASITLRGSGGDLSLDGLRLQVTTFSVAGDPQTASEADPDNRTTPPSGIALPLAREA